CGCGGTCGACCACACTGGCCGCATCGCCTGGATGGACGAGAAGTACAAGGCGCTGCTGGGGGTTCCCGGCGACCCGCGCGGCCGTCAGGTCGAGGACGTCATCCCCAACAGCCAGCTGCGCCGGGTGATCGAGAGCGGCCAGCCCCAGCCGCTGGACATCATGGAGTTCGACGACCGGTCCTTCGTGGTGACGCGGATGCCGCTGTTCGGCATCGACGGCTCGATCATCGGCGCCATCGGCTTCGTGCTGTTCGACCGCGCCGAGTATCTGCGCCCGCTGGTCCGCAAATACGAGAAGATGCAGGAGGAGCTGGCCCGCGCCCAGCAGGAGCTGGCGCATGAGCGCCGGGCCAAATACTCCTTCTCGCAGTTCCTGGGCGCCAGCGAATCGATCCGCGAGATCAAGCGTCTGGGCCGCCGCGCCGCGCAGATGGACAGCACCGTCCTGCTGCTGGGGGAGACGGGGACGGGCAAGGAGCTGCTGGCCCAGGCCATCCATTCGGCCAGCCCGCGGGCGTCCAAGCCCTTCGTCGGCGTCAATGTCGCCGCCATTCCGGACACCCTGCTGGAGGCTGAGTTCTTCGGCGTCGCCCCCGGCGCCTACACCGGCGCCGACCGCCGCCACCGCGAGGGCAAGTTCCAGCTCGCCAACGGCGGCACCCTGTTCCTGGACGAGATCNATCGAGCCGCTCGGCTCCAACAAGGTGGTGCGGGTCGATGTGCGCATCATCGCCGCCACCAGCCGCGACCTGCACGCACTGGTGCGCGACAAGCAGTTCCGTGCCGACCTCTATTACCGGCTGAACGTGGTGCCGATCACCCTGCCGCCGCTGCGCGACCGGCCGGAGGACATCGAGAGCATCGCCGACCGCATCCTGGAGCAGCTGGCGATCCAGCAGGGCACGCCGCCGCGCGAGCTTCTGGAGTCGGCGGTGCAGGTGCTGCGCGACTATGACTGGCCCGGCAATGTGCGCGAACTCTACAACACGCTGGAGCGGGTGGTGGCGCTGACCGACGCGCCGATCCTGACCGCGCCGCACATCCGCAGCGTTCTGCCCGGCATGCAGCACCCGGCCGGCGCCTCGGCCCTGCCGCTGGCGGCGGGGGCGAGGCCGTTGCAGGAGGTGCTGCACGCCGCCGAGCGCCACGCCATCGCCGCCGCGCTGGAAGAGGCCAACGGCGTCAAGGCGCGGGCGGCGAAGCTGCTGGGCATATCGCGCGCGTCGCTGTACGAACGCATGATGACGCTGGGGCTGGGGGCGACGCAGTAGACGCGGGCACCGGCCGCCGGCCGCAAATTTCGTACTACGAAATGCTGTTTCGTTGACGCGCCGGCCGACCGCTGGCAGGATCGTCCTGTGAGGTGTTGCGGGAGGATTGTGTCATGCGCAGGCGGGAAGAGGCTCTGGTCGCCGACGATCTGGCGGAGGACGAGAAGGACCCGCGCTTCGTCACGGCGCTGGCCCGCGGGCTGGAACTGCTGCGCGCCTTCCGCCGCAACGAATCGATGCTGGGAAATCTGGAGCTGGCCCAGCGCACCGGCCTGCCCAAGCCGACGGTGTCGCGGCTGACCTACACGCTGGCCAAGTTGGGCTATCTCGCCTATGACCAGAACACCGGCAAATACCGGCTCGGCACCTCGGTGCTGGCGCTGGGCTATGCCAGCCTGTCCGGCATGGGCATCCGGCAGGTCGCCCGCCCGCTGATGCAGGAACTGGCCGACCAGACCGGGCTTGCCGTGGCATTGGGCGGGCGCGACCGGCTGAGCATGATCTATCTGGAATGCTGCAAGGCGACCGGGCCGATCACCCTGTCGCTCGACGTCGGCTCCCACATCAAGCTGTCGACCACCGGCATGGGCCGCGCCTATCTGGCCGCCCTGCCGGAGGCGGAGCGGGCACCCTTGATGGCGAAGCTGGAGGAGCATGAGGGGGAGCGCTGGCCCGAGATCCGCGACGGCATCCTCCAGGCCATCGAGGATTACCGGACGCGCGGCTATTGCCGCTCCATCGGGGCCTGGAAGTCGGAGGTGCACGCCGTCGGCGTTCCCTTCGTGCCGCGTGACGGATCGCAGGTGCTGGCCTTCAACTGCGGCGGGCCGGCCTTCATGGTCGATCTGCAGAAGCTGGAGGAGGAGTTCGCCCCGCGGCTGGTGGCGATGGTCCGGCGGATCGACGCCACGCTGTTCAACGGATGAGCGGGGTGAAGGGATGAACCGGGTGAAGCCGGAGACGGCAACGCCGCCCTTGCCAGCATTGTCCCGTCCCAGCTAACTGTTCGGACAGCCGACCGACTCCCCGGATCCCATGCTCGACAGCTTCCTGCTCGCCTTCACCGCCTTGTTCTCCATCGTCAACCCGCTGGCGATGGCGCTGATCTTCAGTCAGGTGACGGCCGACAGCAGTCCACGCGACCGGGCGCGGCTGGCCGGGCTGGTCAGCCTCTATTCGGCCATCGTCATGCTGACCGCGCTGTGGGCCGGCGCCTATGTGCTGAACTTCTTCGGCGTGTCGATGGCGGCACTGCGGATCGCGGGCGGCTTCGTCGTGGCCGAACGGGCCTGGGCGCTGCTGACCGCGCCGGAACGGCACGAGGCACGCAAGCAGGAACAGGCGGCCGGCGACGGCGACGGGCTGGCGGAATCGGCCTTCTTCCCGATGACGATTCCCTTCACCACCGGGCCGGGCACCATCTCGGTCGCCATCGCGCTGGGATCCACCCGCCCGACGCGGGGTGACGGGCTGATCGAGTTCTTCCTGGGCATGTCGGGCGCGGCGCTGGCGATCGCCGCGCTGATCTGGCTGTCCTACCGTTCCGCCGACCGCATCGTCGCCTTCCTCGGCCCGACGCGGGTGCGGGTGCTGACGCGGCTGTTCGCCTTCCTGCTGTTCTGCGTCGGCGTCCAGATCCTGCTGACCGGTGTTCTGGACGCCTTCCCGCTGCTGTCGCAGAAGGGCTGAGATCTCTCCCTCTCCCGCCCCGGGAGAGGGAAGGAGCTGGCGCATGAGCGCCGGGCCAAATACTCCTTCTCGCAGTTCCTGGGCGCCAGCGAATCGATCCNTGGCCTTGCCGATGGAGCGCGCGATGCCGCCGGGCTCGACCACCTCGACGCGGGTGCTGATGCCGATCAGCGATTTGATCGAGTGCTGCAGGTGCCGGGCGTGGCCGTCCCATTCCGACGGATGGATGCCGTCATGCATCTCCACCCGGACGGCGAGGTTGTCCATGTGGCCGTCGCGGCTGACCACCAGCTCATAATGGGGGGCCAGCGCCGGGATCTTGCAGATCAGCTCCTCGACCTGGGTCGGGAAGACGTTCACGCCGCGGATGATGAGCATGTCGTCGGAGCGGCCGGTGATCTTGTCCATCCGCCGCATGCCGCGCGCGGTCGGCGGCAGCAGCCGGGTCAGGTCGCGGGTGCGGTAGCGGATGACCGGCATGCCCTGCTTGGTCAGCGTGGTGAAGACAAGCTCGCCGTAGGAGCCGTCGGGCAGCACCTCGCCTGAGTCGGGGTCGATGATCTCGGGATAGAAATGGTCCTCCCAGATCACCGGGCCGTCCTTGGTCTCCACGCATTCCGATGCCACGCCCGGCCCCATCACCTCCGACAGGCCGTAGATGTCCACCGCATGGATGTTGAAGGTGCGCTCGATCTCCTCGCGCAGCGCGCCGGTCCAGGGCTCGGCGCCGAAGATGCCGACGCGCAGGCTGGTGCTGCGCGGGTCGATGCCCTGGCGGCGCATCTCGTCGGCGATATTCAGCATGTAGGACGGCGTGACCATGATGATGGTCGGCTTGAAGTCCTGGATCAGCTGGACCTGCTTCTCGGTCTGGCCGCCCGACATCGGCACCACGGCGCAGCCCAGCCGCTCCGCCCCGTAATGGGCGCCGAGGCCGCCGGTGAACAGGCCGTAGCCATAGGCGATGTGCACGATGTCGTTGCGCGTGCCGCCCGCCGCCCGGATGGAGCGGGCGACGACCTCCGACCACACGTCGATGTCGCCCTTGGTGTAGCCGACCACCGTCGGCCGCCCGGTGGTGCCGCTGGAGGCATGGACGCGGACGATGTCCTCCATCGGCACGGCGAACATGCCGTAGGGATAGGCGCGGCGCAGATCGTCCTTCACGGTGAAGGGGAACAGCGCCAGATCCTTGAGATCCTTGAAGTCGTCGGGATGGACGCCCTTCGCCTCGCACTTGGCGCGGAAGGAGTCGACGTTGGCGTATGAATGGCGGAGCGACCATGCCAGCCGCTCCGTCTGCATCGCCGTGATCTCGTCGCGGCTGGCGAACTCGTAGCGGTCCATGCCGGGCTTGGTCTGGTTCACGCCGCTGTCGGTCACGATGGACATGGTGCGTTTCTCCCCTTCGTACTGATGCCCGGCGCTTGGCGGCCGGTGAAGCCCAATACCCTTCAGACCCGCTCCACCATCATGGCGATGCCCTGGCCGACGCCGATGCACATGGTGCAGAGCGCGCGGGTCGCCTTGCGGTCCTCCAGCTCCATCACCGCGCTGGCGACCAGACGGGTGCCGCTGGCGCCCAGCGGGTGGCCCAGCGCGATGGCGCCGCCATTGGGGTTCACATGCTCGGCATCGTCGGGCAGGCCCAGCATGCGCAGCACGGCGAGGCCCTGGGCGGCGAAGGCCTCGTTCAGCTCGATCACGTCGATATCGCCGATGGAGAGGCCGAGGCGGGCCAGCAGCTTCTGCGTTGCAGGCGCCGGGCCGATGCCCATCACGCGCGGCGCCACGCCGGCCACCGCGGTGCCGACGACGCGGGCGCGCGGGGTCAGGCCGTAGCGCTTCACGGCGTCCGCGGACGCCACGATCACCGCGGCGGCGCCGTCATTGACGCCCGAGGCGTTGCCGGCGGTGACGCTGCCGCCCTCCTTGCGGAAGGGGGTGGAGAGCTTGGCCAGCGCCTCCAGCGTGGTGTCGGGGCGCAGATGCTCGTCGGTGGCGACGATGGTCGGCTCGCCCTTGCGGCGCGGGATGCTGACCGGGACGATCTCGCGGGCGAGGCGGCCGGACTCCTGGGCGCGGCCGGCGCGCTGCTGGCTGCGGACGGCGAAGGCGTCCTGGTCGGCGCGGGAGATGCCGTAGTCGGCGGCGACGTTCTCCGCCGTCTCCGGCATGCTGTCGATGCCGAACTTCGCCTTCATAGCTGAGTTGACGAAGCGCCAGCCGATGGTGGTGTCGAAGATCTCGGCCTGACGGGAGAAGGCGCTGTCGGACTTTCCCATGACGAAGGGGGCGCGGGTCATGCTCTCCACGCCGCCGGCGACGATCAACTCGGCCTCGCCCGCCTTGATGGCGCGGGCGGCCATGCCGATGCTGTCCATCCCGGAGCCGCAGAGGCGGTTGACCGTGGTGCCGGGCACTGCGTCGGGCAATCCCGCCAGCAGCGCCGCCATGCGGGCGACGTTGCGGTTGTCCTCGCCGGCCTGATTGGCGCAGCCGAGGATCACGTCATCGACGGCGGACCATTCGACGCCGGGGTTGCGCTCCATCAGGGCGCGGAGCGGCACCGCGGCGAGGTCGTCCGGGCGCACCGGGGCCAGCCCGCCGCCGTAACGGCCGAAGGGGGTGCGGACGGCGTCGCAGAGGAAGGCTTCACGCATGGGAGGCTCCGGGAACGGGGATCACGCTGCCGGCGAGGCGCGCCGACTGGCCGCGGAACAGGCCGACCACCGTGCCGTCCTGGGTGGTGACGGTGACGTCGTAGACGCCGGAGCGGCCGCGCTTGTGCACCTCGCGGCATTCGGCGGTCAGCAAATCGCCCAGCTTAGCCGGAGCCGGGAAGGTGATGGAGCAGCCCGCCGCCACCGTCACCTCGTTCGCCGCGTTGCAGGCATAGGCGAAGGCGGTGTCGGCCAGCGTGAAGGTCATGCCGCCATGGCCGATGTCGTGGCCGTTCACCATGTCCTTGCGCACGGTCATGCTCATGCGGGCATAGCCGGGGGCGATCTCCAGCAGCTCGATGCCATGGGCCTGGGCGCAATGGTCGCGCTCGTACATGCCGCGGCCGACCGCTTCTGCGAGGGATTGGGGGGTGTCGGGGGCGGTGGTCATAGGAGCGGCTCCTTGCTTCTTGAATCCCTCTCCCGTCTCGGGAGAGGGGGGCGCCGCAGGCGCCGGGTGAGGGGTGATCCAAGGATCAGGTGCGTTCGTCTTGGATCACCCCTCACCCTTCCCAAGCTCCGCTTGGGCCCCCTCCCCCTCCCCGNGCTTGCGGAGATCCTTCGCCGCAGCAGGGCCGAGGCGCGGTAGCGGTCCTCGCCGTAGGTGCGGGCCAATGCGTCGAGCACGCCCAGCACATGGGACAGGCCGATGCGCTCGGCCCAGGCCAGCGGACCCAGCGGGTAGTTCACGCCCTTGGTCATCGCGATGTCGATGTCGGCGGCGCTGGCGACGCCCTGCATCGCCGCGTCCGCCGCCTCGTTGGCGAGCATGGCGACGGTGCGCATCACCACCAGACCGGGGGCGTCGTCGATCACCGACACCGCCTTGCCCAGCGCCTGGAACAGCCCGGCGGATACGGCGAGCGCCTCGGCTGGCGTGCCATCGGCGGGGGCCAGAGCCACGCGGGTGGCCTTGGCGTAATCCAGCGCCAGATCGAACAGCACCAGCGGGGCGATGCCGTCCTCCGCCGCTCGCGCAGTGGCGGTGCGGCCGTCGGTCAGGGCCAGCGTGATACCGTCCACCAGCAGCACCCCGCTGCCGGCGGTTTCCTCCACCGCGATGCCGGCCTCGCGCAGCAGCCCGGCCAGGGACGCGGCGGGGCCGAGGTCGCCCTGCACGGTCACGCGCTCTGGCTTGGCGGCCGGCTCGGCGCTGCGCGGCATCGGCTTGGCGGCACCGGGGCTGTGGTCGTAGAAGCCGCGGCCGGTCTTGCGGCCGAGACGCCCGGCCTCGACCAGCTCCTGCTGGATCAGCGAGGGCTGGAAGCGCGGGTCGCCGAAATAGGCGGCATGGACCGAGCGGGTGACGGCAAAGTTCACGTCGTGGCCGATCAAATCCATCAGCTCGAACGGCCCCATGCGGAAGCCGCCGGCCTCGCGGACGACGGCGTCGATGGTGGCGGGATCGGCCGCCTGCTCCTGCACCAGACGCAGCCCTTCGGCGTAGAAGGGGCGGGCGACGCGGTTGACGATGAAGCCGGGGGTCGAGCGGCAGCGAACCGGGCTCTTGCCCCACGCCTTCGCCGTGTCGAATAGCGTGTCGAGCACCGCCGGATCGGTGGCGAGGCCGCTGACGATCTCGACCAGCGCCATCAGCGGCGCCGGGTTGAAGAAATGCAGCCCGGCCAGACGCTCCGGCCGCCGCACCCCGGCGCCGATGGCGGTGACCGACAGCGACGAGGTGTTGGTGGCGAGGATGGCGTCAGGCCCGACGATGCCTTCCAGCTCGGCGAACAGGCGGCGCTTGACGTCGGGATCCTCGACGATGGCCTCCACCACCAGACCGGCGGGGGCGAGGTCGGACAGGCCGTCCACCGCGCGCAGGCGGTCCACCGTGGCGTCACGCTCCGCCGCCGTGCGCTTGCCCTTCTCGACCAGCGCGGTCAGCGCCCTGGCGATGGACTCGACGGCGGCCTGGGCGCCGCCGGGGCGGCTGTCGACCAGCAGGACCGGGTGGCCGGCCTGCGCCGCGACCTGGGCGATGCCCTGGCCCATGGCGCCGGCCCCGACCACCGCGACGGTGACGGAGGGATCGAGCGCCGCCATCACCGTCCCTCGAACTTCGGGGCGCGCTTGGCCACGAAGGCGGCCACGCCCTCGCGGTAATCCTGGGTGCGGCCGGCCTCGCGCTGGAGGTCGCGCTCCAGATCGAGCTGGGTGTTCAGGTCGTTGTCCAGCGAGACGTTCAGCGCCCGCTTGATCAGCGCGAGACCGTGCGTCGGCTGGGTGGCGAGCTGGCGGGCCAGCGCCCCGGCCTCCGCCGCCAGCTTGTCGTCATCGACCGCCTTCCAGATCATGCCCCAGGCTTCCGCCTGCTCGGCCGACAGCTTGTCGCCCAGCATGGCGAGGCCCATGGCGCGGGCATGGCCGACCAGACGCGGCAGGGTCCAGGTGCCGCCGCTGTCGGGGATCAGCCCGATCTTGCAGAAGGCCTGGATGAAGCTGGCCGAGCGCGCCGCCAGAACGATGTCGCAGGCGAGCGCGATGTTGGCCCCGGCCCCGGCGGCGACGCCGTTCACCGCGCAGACCACCGGCATCGGCAGGCCGCGCAGGCTGCGGACCAGCGGGTTGTAGTTGGTCTCGATCGAGGCGCCGAGATCCGGCCCCTGGGCACCCGGCGCGACGGCGCGGTCGGACAAATCCTGCCCGGCGCAGAAGCCGCGCCCGGCCCCGGTCAGCAGCAGGCAGCGCACCGCCTTGTCGTCGCGCAGTTCGGCGATGGCCTCGCGCAGCTCCTCATGCATCGCCGCGGTGAAGCTGTTCAGCCGGTCCGGCCGGTTCAGCGTGACGGTGGCGACGCCGTCGGCGATGTCGAGGAGGATCGTCTTGTCGCTCATTGCGCGGCCTCCAGCACCGGAACGCGGCTCTGCACCACGCGGAAGCGGTTGGCGACGAAGGCGAGGTCGCACAGCGCGGCATTCGCCGCCGGGTTGGCGCCGGTGCCGTGGAAGTCGCTGAAGGCCGCCGACTGGTTGACGAAGACGCCGCCGGTGAGGTTCACCGACAGGGCGACGCCGGCCTCGACGAACAGGTCGGTCGCCTGCTCGATCAACTGCGGGTCGGTGCTGTAGAGGCCGGTGGTGAGCGCGCCCTTGGTCCGCGTCAGGCGGGCGGCGCGTTCCAGGCTGTCGGCGGTGCTGTCGGTCTTCACGATGATGGAGATCGGGCCGAACAGCTCATGGCCGTACTTGTCCTCCTCATCCGCATCCATGGTCAGGATCAGCGGCGTGCGGATGCGGGCGTCCGGGAATTTCGGATGGGCGATGGTTCGCGACGGCAGCACGACGGTGCCGAGCTTCGCCGCCTCGTCGATGCGGGCCAGCGTGGCGTCGGACTGGATGGCGCCCAGCACCTCGACCGCGCGCTCCGGGTCGGACAGGAACTTGTCGACGCCGCCGGCAAGGGCCGAGACCACCTGATTAAAAGTCATGTGCTCGCCGCCGGCCTGGATGCCGTCCTTGGGCACGAAGATGACCTGGGTCGTCGTGCACATCTGGCCGGAATAGAGGCTGAGCGTGAAGGCGAGGTTGCGCACCATGCCCTTGGGATCGTCGGTGCTATCGATCACCACACTGTTGACGCCGGCCTTCTCGGTGTAGACCTGGGCGTGGCGGGCGTTCCGCTCCAGCCAGTCGCCGAAGCCGGTCGAGCCGGTGTAGTCGATCACCGCCACTTCCGGCCGCAGAGCCAGATCCTTGGCGATGGTGTCGCCGATGGCCAGCGTGACGAGGTTGGGGTCGAGCCCGCACTCCGCCAGCACCTCGCGCGCGATCCGCACGGTGATGGCGAGCGGCAGGATGGCGGTCGGGCCGGGCTTCACGATCACCGCGTTGCCGGTGACGAGGCTGGCGAACAGGCCGGGATAGCCGTTCCAGGTCGGGAAGGTGGCGCAGCCGATGACCAGCCCGACGCCGCGGCCGACCACCTCGAAACGCTTGTCCATCACCAGCGGCGGGTTCTTGCCCTGCGGCTTCTCCCAGCGCGCCGCCGGGGCCTGGTCGGTCATCGCCTTCCAGCCATAGGCGACCGCCTCCAGCCCACGGTCCTGGGCGTGCGGGGCGCCGGCTTGGAAGGCCATCATGAAGGCCTGCCCGGTGGTGTGCATCACCGCGTTGGCGATCTCGAAGCTGCGCGCGTTCAGCCGCTTCAGGATTTCCAGGCAGACGCCGGCGCGGCCGTTCGGCCCGGCCTTGCGCCAGCCCGGCATCGCCGCCTTGGCCGCAGTCACCAGAGCCTCGACGTCCGACACCGGGTAGCTGATGCCGAGGTCGAAACCGAAGGGCGAGCGCTCGCCGCCCACCGTGCCGATGACGCCCGGCTGGTCCAGCTCGAAGGGCTTGTCGCGATAGGCCGCGAAGGCCGCCTCGCCATCCACCGCCGCCGTCTCGCCATAGGCGCGCGGGCTCGGCATTTCGGGGAAGGCCGACCAGTAGGCGCGGCTGCGGCAGGCCTCGACGGCCTTCTGCAGCGTCGCCTCATGCGTCTCGAACAGGCTCTGCGGGGTGGTGGTCATGGCGGGGCGTTTCCTTGTTGTCGTTGTTGGCTGTCTTTGCTCAGGCGGCGTCGAAGTCGATGACGACCCGTTCGGTCAGAGGGCGCGACTGGCAGGTCAGGACATAGCCGGCCTCGACCTCCCACGGTTCCAGCGAGTAGTTCTCGGCCATCTCGACCTTGCCTTCGCGCAGCTTGGCGCGGCAGGTGCAGCAGACGCCGGACTTGCAGGAATAGGGCAGGTCGGCGCCGTGCCGGTGGGCGGCGTCGAGGATGCTCTCGCCGTCGTAAGGCAGGGTGAATTCCTTGCGCTTGCCGTCCTGAAGGATGGCGATGGTCGCGGCGTCGGTCGGCGTGTCGGTCGCCACCTTCCTGACCGAGGGCCGCGCGGCGGTCGTGGTGCCGAACAGCTCGACATGGATATTCGCGGCCGGCATGCCGCAGTCGGCCAGTGCGTCGCGCACCTCCTCCACCATCGGCTGGGGGCCGCAGAGGAAGGCGGCGTCGATGTCCTCCGCCTTCAAGGGACCGGCGCAGAGTTCGCGCACCAGACCGGCGCCGATGCGCCCGCCGAGCAGCCCGGCCTCTTCCGGCTCGCGGCTCAGCACATGGTGGATGACAAGCCGGCCGATGTAGCGGTTCTTCAGATCCTCCAGTTCTTCGCGGAAGATGATGGAGGAGACGGTGCGGTTGCCGTAGACCAGCACGAAGCGGCTCTTCGGCTCCTGCGCCAGCACGGTCTTCAGGATCGACATCACCGGGGTGATGCCGCTGCCGGCGGCGAAGGCGACATAGGTGCGGGACGCGTCCGGATCGACGGGGGTGTGGAAGCGCCCCATCGGCGTCATCACCTCCAGCACCGCGCCCGGCGCCAACGACTGGTTGGCGTGGGTGGAGAACAGGCCGCCATCGACCTTCTTCACCGCCACGCGCAGCTCGCCGTCACCCACGCCGGAGCAGATGGAGTAGGAGCGCCGCACCTCCTCCTCGCCGATGCGGGTCTTGAGCGTCAGGTACTGGCCCTGGACGAAGCGGAAGCGGTCGGCGAGATCGGCCGGCACGTCGAAGGCGATCGACACGGTGTCCGCGGTCTCCCGGCGGCACTCGCGGATGGTCAGCGGGTGGAAGCTGGGGCTGGTCATGGGGTGGTCCTCGGTCGGGCCG
This genomic stretch from Azospirillum humicireducens harbors:
- the paaN gene encoding phenylacetic acid degradation protein PaaN, whose translation is MTTTPQSLFETHEATLQKAVEACRSRAYWSAFPEMPSPRAYGETAAVDGEAAFAAYRDKPFELDQPGVIGTVGGERSPFGFDLGISYPVSDVEALVTAAKAAMPGWRKAGPNGRAGVCLEILKRLNARSFEIANAVMHTTGQAFMMAFQAGAPHAQDRGLEAVAYGWKAMTDQAPAARWEKPQGKNPPLVMDKRFEVVGRGVGLVIGCATFPTWNGYPGLFASLVTGNAVIVKPGPTAILPLAITVRIAREVLAECGLDPNLVTLAIGDTIAKDLALRPEVAVIDYTGSTGFGDWLERNARHAQVYTEKAGVNSVVIDSTDDPKGMVRNLAFTLSLYSGQMCTTTQVIFVPKDGIQAGGEHMTFNQVVSALAGGVDKFLSDPERAVEVLGAIQSDATLARIDEAAKLGTVVLPSRTIAHPKFPDARIRTPLILTMDADEEDKYGHELFGPISIIVKTDSTADSLERAARLTRTKGALTTGLYSTDPQLIEQATDLFVEAGVALSVNLTGGVFVNQSAAFSDFHGTGANPAANAALCDLAFVANRFRVVQSRVPVLEAAQ
- a CDS encoding MarC family protein translates to MLDSFLLAFTALFSIVNPLAMALIFSQVTADSSPRDRARLAGLVSLYSAIVMLTALWAGAYVLNFFGVSMAALRIAGGFVVAERAWALLTAPERHEARKQEQAAGDGDGLAESAFFPMTIPFTTGPGTISVAIALGSTRPTRGDGLIEFFLGMSGAALAIAALIWLSYRSADRIVAFLGPTRVRVLTRLFAFLLFCVGVQILLTGVLDAFPLLSQKG
- the paaG gene encoding 2-(1,2-epoxy-1,2-dihydrophenyl)acetyl-CoA isomerase PaaG gives rise to the protein MSDKTILLDIADGVATVTLNRPDRLNSFTAAMHEELREAIAELRDDKAVRCLLLTGAGRGFCAGQDLSDRAVAPGAQGPDLGASIETNYNPLVRSLRGLPMPVVCAVNGVAAGAGANIALACDIVLAARSASFIQAFCKIGLIPDSGGTWTLPRLVGHARAMGLAMLGDKLSAEQAEAWGMIWKAVDDDKLAAEAGALARQLATQPTHGLALIKRALNVSLDNDLNTQLDLERDLQREAGRTQDYREGVAAFVAKRAPKFEGR
- a CDS encoding IclR family transcriptional regulator, with the translated sequence MRRREEALVADDLAEDEKDPRFVTALARGLELLRAFRRNESMLGNLELAQRTGLPKPTVSRLTYTLAKLGYLAYDQNTGKYRLGTSVLALGYASLSGMGIRQVARPLMQELADQTGLAVALGGRDRLSMIYLECCKATGPITLSLDVGSHIKLSTTGMGRAYLAALPEAERAPLMAKLEEHEGERWPEIRDGILQAIEDYRTRGYCRSIGAWKSEVHAVGVPFVPRDGSQVLAFNCGGPAFMVDLQKLEEEFAPRLVAMVRRIDATLFNG
- the pcaF gene encoding 3-oxoadipyl-CoA thiolase, whose protein sequence is MREAFLCDAVRTPFGRYGGGLAPVRPDDLAAVPLRALMERNPGVEWSAVDDVILGCANQAGEDNRNVARMAALLAGLPDAVPGTTVNRLCGSGMDSIGMAARAIKAGEAELIVAGGVESMTRAPFVMGKSDSAFSRQAEIFDTTIGWRFVNSAMKAKFGIDSMPETAENVAADYGISRADQDAFAVRSQQRAGRAQESGRLAREIVPVSIPRRKGEPTIVATDEHLRPDTTLEALAKLSTPFRKEGGSVTAGNASGVNDGAAAVIVASADAVKRYGLTPRARVVGTAVAGVAPRVMGIGPAPATQKLLARLGLSIGDIDVIELNEAFAAQGLAVLRMLGLPDDAEHVNPNGGAIALGHPLGASGTRLVASAVMELEDRKATRALCTMCIGVGQGIAMMVERV
- the paaI gene encoding hydroxyphenylacetyl-CoA thioesterase PaaI, with the protein product MTTAPDTPQSLAEAVGRGMYERDHCAQAHGIELLEIAPGYARMSMTVRKDMVNGHDIGHGGMTFTLADTAFAYACNAANEVTVAAGCSITFPAPAKLGDLLTAECREVHKRGRSGVYDVTVTTQDGTVVGLFRGQSARLAGSVIPVPGASHA
- the paaE gene encoding 1,2-phenylacetyl-CoA epoxidase subunit PaaE translates to MTSPSFHPLTIRECRRETADTVSIAFDVPADLADRFRFVQGQYLTLKTRIGEEEVRRSYSICSGVGDGELRVAVKKVDGGLFSTHANQSLAPGAVLEVMTPMGRFHTPVDPDASRTYVAFAAGSGITPVMSILKTVLAQEPKSRFVLVYGNRTVSSIIFREELEDLKNRYIGRLVIHHVLSREPEEAGLLGGRIGAGLVRELCAGPLKAEDIDAAFLCGPQPMVEEVRDALADCGMPAANIHVELFGTTTAARPSVRKVATDTPTDAATIAILQDGKRKEFTLPYDGESILDAAHRHGADLPYSCKSGVCCTCRAKLREGKVEMAENYSLEPWEVEAGYVLTCQSRPLTERVVIDFDAA